The nucleotide window GCCGGTTTGGTCAGCCACTCGTGCCGCTTGCTGCATGTTGTGGGTGACGATAACGACCGTGTACTGCTCTTTCAATTGGAAGATGAGTTCTTCAATTTTACCGGTCGAGATCGGATCGAGCGCCGAGGCGGGTTCGTCCATCAATAAAACTTCCGGCTCCACGGCCAGGGCGCGTGCGATGCACAGGCGCTGCTGCTGGCCGCCCGACAGGCTGGCACCTGACTTCTTGCGAAGGTAGTCTTTCACTTCGTCCCACAACGCCGCCATCTCCAGCGAGTGTTTCACGACTTCGTCGGTAGCCTGCCGATTGCGGTAGCCGTTCAGTTTCAGTCCGGCGGCTACGTTGTCGTAAATCGACATGCTTGGAAACGGATTCGGCTTCTGGAATACCATGCCAATGCGTCGTCGCACGTCGACAGC belongs to Clostridia bacterium and includes:
- the pstB gene encoding phosphate ABC transporter ATP-binding protein PstB, whose product is MGVGIEVNSLNAWFGKSQVLQQIDMHVEPNKVTAIIGPSGCGKSTFIRCLNRMHETIAGARVDGKVRVGEIDVYGNGTAAVDVRRRIGMVFQKPNPFPSMSIYDNVAAGLKLNGYRNRQATDEVVKHSLEMAALWDEVKDYLRKKSGASLSGGQQQRLCIARALAVEPEVLLMDEPASALDPISTGKIEELIFQLKEQYTVVIVTHNMQQAARVADQTGFFLMGKLIEFDKTEKIFTTPSDKRTEDYITGRFG